The window ACTTAACGTTTTACAACCACTAATTAAATGCATGTATGTGAGGGgcaatagggctggacgatatagaataaaagcatatggataaaatagaaatcatattgatcgatatcgataattgtcacaaaaaaaaaattctgaatatacattttaagtgcagccctggccattttatgctgttgctttatgtcctatttttaaataaatggattcaaacacaatcctttattcaaccaacttttaacGAAAACTGtaagcattaaaaaaagaaaaaaaaactgctctctgaactctctgaagggtaatggagctttcctgggtttgtgattggttgggaggatataatgactgcagtattaacctacatgataggctagaatgcaccgttgttttattgaactttttattgacccctgttttttatattgaccCATACGTCTAGTGAtagatatatatcgttattgaattatcgtccagccctaagggGCAATGCTTAAATTATGAATCATTCTTAACTTctcatttattttctctcttttttcctgaCTCCAGGCATCAATGAGCACCACATATGGAACCCAGTAGGAGACTGGAGTCAACCTGAGCATACATCGTCTGCATATAATTTTAATcttgctttaaaaatgtcacagaCTGTTTGAATCCTGAAATAAAGCTGTCCCCGTGTGTAAATGGAAGACGTGTGTTTCAACAATGTTTTAGGGTTCTCAAACTGTGATGCAGATACCCTGGGTGGTGCTTGTGCTGCCATTAGAGGTACTCAGAAGAAATGTTGGCATCAATGAGCACGAGACAAATGTAAACCCAATTTACCAACCTGAACTGAGCAAACTCAAGAAGCTGTGTTCCAGAGGATGTAGagcatattattttaagtgtagTAAATATGATTATGAGAAAAGTATTATGTGTGATAGGATGTATGAGCTGGGATGGGGATGAAACTTGGAAGGAACATTGGgtagtaatgaaaaaaagataAGGGAATGATATAAAGCGttatttatatttctaaaatatACAGATTTAATCCATATTATATAGtttagtattgtttttttctaatcttgAGAATCTAACCTGAAGTATAAAACCTGGTTGCACACTCCAGTACGGTAGGTGGCGATGTGCACCTGATAACGTTGTTTGCGATTCACCAttaaagacagagaagaagaaagacaagaagcttcttcttcttcttcttcttcttctcgtaCGCTAGCAAACAGCTGAGAGGTGAGACAGTAGGAAAATCTGTCCCTCTCGCTGTTTCGTCTCATTCGTTGataattgtatgtttttctgGGGACGTCGTGCAGTAGCGGCCGGGGATTTGTAATCAGCGGGCATGTCGGCAGCGTTAGACAGCTGGACGCTGGGCGGATCTGTTCTGGCAACTTGTTAGCATCGATGAGGGAGGCTAACGCCGCCCTCCGAGCGGTAAACAAGGCTCCCCACCCCGACCCGAGTTAGCTGGCCTCCCATAACAACGACAGAACCCAGCAGGATGACAGGTGAGGAAAACCGACATCTCCTGGCAACACTTGAACGCCTCTCAGCTGTTTATCCCCTCTGAAGCTTTTACCGTGAAGCTAACGCGGTTGCCTTCCTCAGAGGATGCCGTCCTGCTGAACGTACCTGTTATTCGGCAGCTGTACCACTGGGACTGTGGCTTAGCCTGCTCCAGGATGGTCCTGAAGTAAGTGAACGCAACAGAGGTGTCTGAGccagctggagggaggcttgcCACCTGAAACCAGATGTTACCCGGGGTGTTGTCTGACAGGTACCTGCAGCCAGTGAGCGACGAGGAGTTCCAGAGAGCATGCTGGGAGCTGCAGCTGACGGAGAGCGTGTGGACCATTGACCTGGCCTTCCTCATGTGTCACCTGGGAGTCAAGCACTGCTTTTGCACGCAGACCCTGGGTGTAGATAAAGGCTTTAAGAACCAGGTGGGATGTGAGCGCGCAGCCTCCGGGCTAAGACCGCTGTGTCGCTGTTCATGGGTGAATGAATGTCTCCTGGTTTTGATCCACAGTCCTTCTATAAGAAGCATTTTGACACGGAGGAAGACCGAGTGAACAGACTCTTCCTCAAGGCTGAAAGCAAAGGGGTGGTGGTGAAGAAATGGTGAGTTTTCTACTCATCC of the Fundulus heteroclitus isolate FHET01 chromosome 12, MU-UCD_Fhet_4.1, whole genome shotgun sequence genome contains:
- the gucd1 gene encoding protein GUCD1, which produces MTEDAVLLNVPVIRQLYHWDCGLACSRMVLKYLQPVSDEEFQRACWELQLTESVWTIDLAFLMCHLGVKHCFCTQTLGVDKGFKNQSFYKKHFDTEEDRVNRLFLKAESKGVVVKKCSVTVQEIQSHLEQGHVAIVLVNAVVLTCESCSSPVKYCCFLPVGQKCFCRKPEYQGHFVVVCGFNRTSGCIFYNNPAYNDRVCCTSVGNFEEARRSYGTDEDILFVFKQS